The DNA segment GTATGGTCAAGAGCGTGCAGAGAACACCATTGGTACCATATCACAGCAAGAAGCCCGCAATGCGCTAAGAAATTCAAGCGGGAATGTGTGGCAAGCAGTAGCAGATTGCATAcagcaaagacaacaaaattACAGCAAGTTAGCAGCAAAAGGAAACTTTTCCAACGAAGATATTGTGAATGCTTTAACCGCTCATCAAGGTAATTTGGATCAGGCGGTACTCGAATTAAATCGCACACAACTGAGACCATTCCTATTGCGCATCTGGGGATCGCCAAATGGCATGGAAAATGAGAGCACTTCCATAGATGTCAAGTCGGGTTAGTTTGTAGGTTGCAAAACCTTTTAATCACCATGGTTGTTTTTCATATCACTTTagacatatatttttttggtaacATATTTGTGTAGATATCCATGACTTTCTGAACTCACATGCTTTGGATTGTTTGGCTCCACATAGTGAGTCTGCAAATGCACATGATGCACTCAATGCGAATGATATTTATAGTTATAGTCCTGCGAAGTCTTCGTACGCCACACCAAGTCCTTATCAAATGGAAGATAATACCCTTAAGAATCTGGAGATCTTAATCGGTAACATGGAGCAAAttcaagcaaagcaaaaccaGGAAGTCTTACGGTCAATTGAAACTATGCTACAAACGTACAAGAGTAAACCAGATCATGAAACAGAATATGAAACAGATTCTGAAGTGATGCGTATTCTGACAAGGAGTCCAATTAGCATGATAAAATCTCCTTCCACGAGCACAGTACAAGACAAGTCCAGGGATGTCAAGAACTTTGTCTGGCAGCACATTCAAGATATTGTTCCCAACCTAGTGCAACAAGTAGAGCAAGAGCTcaatgaaaagaaagaaaaaaatatttaatgttgcTGAAGATGGAGAAGAAGCGCATCACGAAACTGCGCCGATTCATGGTATACCTAGTGATAGATTAATGGAAGGCGTTATCCTCCCCTTTATAAAACATAGTTCAATACATGAGGAACTTCCTCAGAACTTTATTTATGCAACGGAGATAGTTAACTTTAAATTGGATCTTGATCGGCCAATAGAGAGATTGCATGAACAGGAATGGCAGTTAAGAACTTTTGAGGGAGCTAAGCATCTTGTCTATAAGAGTTATAAGGCACCAGCAAAAAAGTCCAACAACCGTTGGTGAAGACCAACATCAACTACCACTGACATCAACACTTTACATTGAACAGAATAGCAATTTAGCGCCTATAATTCATTTAAGTTCTGCAAATAATGAGGATTATCAATTAAAGGAGGTGAATCAAAATATGCCGAAGAATCAGGAGACGTCTGTAGGAACACTCCAACTGGATCATGATATTGAAGTATTACAGCCATCAACATCTCTTGGACCATATGAACCCCctagtataataaataaaaattacgaAATGGAGACCTCGATTAAGAATGAAGAAGTTTTCGATATAGAACAGACTCATTGCAGATCTCAGGAAACGGATAACACGGAAGCGATTGACTATATGTCAGGTATGGCGACAATTGAGACCACGCGGGCAAATATTCACCCGCAAGTAATG comes from the Drosophila nasuta strain 15112-1781.00 unplaced genomic scaffold, ASM2355853v1 ctg14_pilon, whole genome shotgun sequence genome and includes:
- the LOC132797616 gene encoding uncharacterized protein LOC132797616, with the protein product MPKNQETSVGTLQLDHDIEVLQPSTSLGPYEPPSIINKNYEMETSIKNEEVFDIEQTHCRSQETDNTEAIDYMSEPQIEIKQQSEESVDVKFQESTVYDVKSHNAVPQILGFSSDLY